In the genome of Paenibacillus pabuli, the window CTTCCTTACCGGTGCGAATAGCCTGTCCAGCCAAACGTTCAGCCAGATCCTCCAGCGTCTTGCGTCGACGTTGACGGAAGTTCTCTGCATCAAGGACGATGCGAACGAAGCTTTCCGAATAACGATTTGCTACAATGTTCGTTAAATATTGAAGGGCATCCAGCGTCTGTCCACGTCTACCAATAATCATGCCCAGGTCTTCACCGGCAATATTGAAAATGTGTCCGTCACGCTGTTTTTTGATATGCACTTCAACATCCAGTCCCATACCTGCTGCCACTTCTTTTAAGAAGGCAGCCGCTTCCTCATAGGGATTTTTAGCAGCCACACCCTCAAGTGTTGCTTCAACCTGAGATATATGTGCGGCCGGCTTGATCGGCTGTGAAACAGGTTCAGGCACAGGCAGAAGTTTCACTTCCACTTTAGCGGCCTTAACCCCGATCAAACCCAGGAATCCTTTTGACGGCTGCTCTAACACTTGTATCTCGACCTTGTCCCGGCTCACGCCAAGCTCAGCCAATCCTTGGTTTACAGCATCTTCAACGGTTTTTCCTGACGCAATGACTTTGGTCATTTCGATTTTTTGGCCCCTTTCGAACCTTTTCCAGAGACAGTTGCCTTGCCACCGTTTTTGCGTTTAGCTCCATTTCCATTTTTGGAAGAGCTGGTCTGCTTCACGTTGACCTCAGCCACGACTTTATCATTATTCCGGTAAAGGAAATAGTTTTGCACGATCGTGTAGATGTTACTGTAGAACCAGTACAGCGGCAATGCAGCCGGGAACTGATACGACATGACGAAGATCAATATCGGATACACCCACAGCATGAACTGCATCGGTCCAACCTGCTGTGCAGGGTTCATGCGCATCATCATCCATGTTTGAACGAATGTCGTGATGGCAGCCAGCACTGGCAAAATAAACAGGTGATCCGGCGCTCCGAGTTGAAGCCACAAGAAATCATGTGTTCTCAGACTCGAGTTTCCGTAAATGGAGTTATAAAGTGCGATGTAAATCGGCATCTGAATCAGAAGGGGTAGACAACCCGCCATCGGATTAACTTTGTTCTCCTGAAACAACTTCATTGTTTCTTGCTGAACTTTCTCAGGTGTATCTTTAT includes:
- the jag gene encoding RNA-binding cell elongation regulator Jag/EloR, translated to MTKVIASGKTVEDAVNQGLAELGVSRDKVEIQVLEQPSKGFLGLIGVKAAKVEVKLLPVPEPVSQPIKPAAHISQVEATLEGVAAKNPYEEAAAFLKEVAAGMGLDVEVHIKKQRDGHIFNIAGEDLGMIIGRRGQTLDALQYLTNIVANRYSESFVRIVLDAENFRQRRRKTLEDLAERLAGQAIRTGKEVVLEPMPPLERKVIHAKLQNHSQIKTYSKGEEPNRRVVITTK
- a CDS encoding YidC/Oxa1 family membrane protein insertase; translated protein: MSRLKTSKGKWILLIAVIAMVTVLAGCTPQGSGVTTEDLRTSDSFWQANVIYWFSLALDTFANWFNGEYGLAVLVMVLIVRTLILPLTMKQVRSSKAMQAIQPQLKEIQAKYKDTPEKVQQETMKLFQENKVNPMAGCLPLLIQMPIYIALYNSIYGNSSLRTHDFLWLQLGAPDHLFILPVLAAITTFVQTWMMMRMNPAQQVGPMQFMLWVYPILIFVMSYQFPAALPLYWFYSNIYTIVQNYFLYRNNDKVVAEVNVKQTSSSKNGNGAKRKNGGKATVSGKGSKGAKKSK